A stretch of the Tannerella serpentiformis genome encodes the following:
- a CDS encoding relaxase/mobilization nuclease domain-containing protein — MIAKCKAIAHGGNALEYVFREGKLGRVLALHNLCGETPKEIHEEMKLVGDYNSRCKNKFLRIEIGIAPQDEPQMTFKTLNRLVLLFAKQMGLDDHQWVAVTHKDTDNLHIHIIANRISLGGQVYDTTFVSNRAARVAEKLSRKYGLTIANEVRSARLHRKAQADPAREQTKQQVRNICYALLEKHKGKGLSGHSMFLYELHRSGVTIERMKNKQGKVYGLKFTYGGHSFKASEISREFGFRTLPKQFETGNAQKPITPSGHSFMIHTKDGPPIAQVTGSAVDTALDAAGSFLSKTGEGTLLQTHGVDYAEISWQRRLRNQGMKKKKRGRGI; from the coding sequence ATGATCGCAAAGTGTAAGGCCATCGCGCACGGAGGCAACGCGCTGGAGTACGTTTTTCGAGAGGGAAAGCTCGGCCGCGTCCTCGCCCTCCACAACCTCTGTGGCGAAACGCCAAAGGAGATCCACGAGGAGATGAAGCTCGTCGGCGACTACAACAGTCGCTGCAAAAACAAGTTCCTGCGCATCGAGATCGGCATCGCCCCGCAGGACGAGCCGCAGATGACGTTCAAGACCCTGAACCGCCTCGTCCTCCTCTTTGCCAAACAGATGGGGTTAGACGATCACCAGTGGGTGGCTGTCACGCATAAAGACACCGACAATCTTCACATCCACATCATTGCCAATCGAATCAGCCTCGGTGGACAGGTCTACGATACCACCTTCGTCAGTAACCGAGCCGCCAGAGTAGCCGAAAAACTCAGTCGCAAGTACGGGCTGACCATCGCCAACGAAGTCCGATCCGCGCGACTACATCGGAAAGCCCAAGCCGATCCCGCAAGGGAACAAACGAAGCAGCAGGTTCGGAACATCTGCTATGCCCTGCTCGAGAAGCACAAAGGAAAAGGCCTGTCGGGTCACTCCATGTTTCTCTACGAACTCCACCGAAGTGGCGTCACGATCGAGCGCATGAAGAACAAGCAGGGGAAAGTCTACGGGCTGAAGTTCACCTACGGCGGCCACAGTTTCAAGGCCTCCGAGATCAGTCGTGAGTTCGGTTTTCGCACCCTGCCGAAACAGTTCGAGACCGGCAATGCGCAGAAGCCCATCACCCCCTCCGGCCATTCCTTCATGATCCATACGAAAGACGGTCCTCCTATCGCGCAAGTCACAGGCTCCGCTGTGGACACCGCTTTAGACGCTGCGGGAAGCTTTCTTTCAAAGACCGGAGAGGGCACACTCCTACAGACACATGGAGTCGACTACGCCGAGATCTCATGGCAACGTCGATTAAGGAACCAAGGCATGAAAAAGAAGAAGCGGGGTCGGGGAATATGA
- a CDS encoding toprim domain-containing protein — MKEENLSTIKRYPITAYLESKGITPVRRLATYTMYRSPLRDERHPSFKVDTERNLWIDYAEGRGGSIIDLYMRLERCTFPEAIRCLGQMIFGCRTSDYPRTESHRHTPERTDGGRKLIGISDDLPPHLQDYLTKERSIDLGRAWPFLRCVRYEVRGREYEVIGFTNVSGGYELRGAGLFKGTLAPKDITPIFSDGRQPVCLFEGFMDFLSFLSMKEKVDSHCLVMNSVANVGRCIRYLRERHITALRAFLDNDEAGRRTLSAFIDAGFQVEDMSVHYRGCKDLNEFHVSRVCRLRGQQGQAPITTKPTHTIKQKRR, encoded by the coding sequence GTGAAAGAAGAAAACCTATCGACCATCAAGCGGTATCCCATCACGGCGTACTTGGAAAGTAAAGGCATCACGCCCGTCCGACGGCTGGCGACCTACACGATGTATCGCTCGCCGCTGCGGGATGAACGCCACCCGAGCTTCAAGGTGGATACCGAGAGGAACCTGTGGATTGATTACGCCGAAGGCCGCGGAGGAAGCATCATCGACCTCTATATGCGGCTCGAGAGGTGCACCTTTCCGGAGGCCATCCGCTGTTTGGGGCAGATGATTTTCGGTTGCAGGACAAGCGATTACCCGCGGACGGAATCCCACCGTCATACTCCAGAGAGAACAGACGGAGGAAGAAAATTGATCGGCATATCGGATGACCTTCCGCCACATTTACAAGACTACCTGACAAAAGAGCGGAGCATCGACCTCGGTCGGGCCTGGCCCTTCCTCAGATGCGTCCGCTACGAAGTGAGGGGACGGGAGTACGAAGTCATCGGCTTTACCAATGTCTCGGGCGGCTACGAGCTCAGGGGCGCCGGGTTATTCAAAGGAACGCTGGCTCCGAAGGACATTACACCAATCTTTTCCGACGGGCGGCAGCCAGTCTGCCTCTTCGAAGGCTTTATGGACTTCCTCTCCTTCCTTTCAATGAAAGAAAAGGTCGACAGCCATTGCCTCGTGATGAACTCCGTGGCGAACGTCGGGCGGTGCATTCGTTACCTGCGCGAGCGACATATCACGGCACTCCGCGCCTTCCTCGATAACGACGAAGCTGGAAGACGAACCCTGAGCGCATTCATCGACGCCGGGTTCCAGGTGGAAGACATGTCCGTGCACTACCGCGGATGCAAGGATCTCAACGAGTTTCATGTTAGCCGCGTCTGTCGCCTACGAGGACAACAAGGACAAGCTCCTATCACAACCAAACCAACCCACACAATCAAACAGAAAAGGAGATAG
- a CDS encoding DUF3408 domain-containing protein has product MKEKNTNKTDREFLDVYLGETHPQEAEPSEQAVHAESALTPKRISTKMRRGTLEAYKQAFLVPAKLTDRRAVYLSRATQERADFVVRRLGDRGANLSSFVEHIVRAHLEDYAGEIEEWRKL; this is encoded by the coding sequence ATGAAAGAGAAAAACACCAACAAAACTGACCGGGAGTTTCTCGACGTCTATTTGGGAGAAACGCATCCACAGGAAGCAGAGCCATCCGAGCAGGCCGTGCATGCCGAGAGTGCACTCACACCGAAACGCATCAGCACGAAAATGAGGCGAGGGACGCTGGAGGCTTACAAGCAAGCCTTCCTTGTCCCTGCCAAGCTGACAGATCGCCGGGCTGTCTATTTGAGTCGGGCGACACAGGAGCGCGCCGACTTCGTTGTCCGTCGATTGGGAGACAGGGGCGCCAACCTCTCGAGCTTCGTGGAGCACATCGTGCGCGCCCATTTGGAGGACTACGCCGGGGAGATCGAGGAATGGCGGAAGCTGTAA
- a CDS encoding plasmid mobilization protein, which translates to MKKYNKKEDKKPNKTAFIKVRCTAEEKERIRSRATNAGRKYSDYCREMLLGGSVTAVPPIGDNEKEALAILRQTALFYAHISNLIKVKDVSWVDATKALATYAKIAFKRFFSPRYRVPDEVFKRLNIEDHDRKV; encoded by the coding sequence ATGAAAAAGTACAACAAGAAGGAAGACAAGAAACCGAACAAGACCGCCTTTATCAAGGTCAGATGTACGGCCGAAGAGAAGGAACGGATCCGCTCGAGAGCCACGAACGCAGGGCGGAAGTACTCCGACTACTGTCGCGAAATGTTGCTGGGAGGATCCGTCACCGCCGTCCCTCCGATAGGCGACAACGAGAAGGAGGCGCTTGCCATCCTCCGTCAGACGGCACTATTCTACGCGCACATTTCTAACCTGATTAAGGTCAAAGACGTCTCCTGGGTAGACGCGACGAAGGCCCTCGCCACCTACGCCAAGATCGCTTTTAAGCGGTTCTTCAGCCCTCGCTATCGGGTCCCCGATGAGGTGTTTAAGCGCTTAAATATTGAAGACCATGATCGCAAAGTGTAA